CTCAGGAGTCGCTACGAATTCCATTTAAAACTTCAGGAAATTTTGAAACAGTTGATAGGACAGCGGGATCACGTGATGTCGTTGCTGGCCGCTCAATCCGCTAAGAGCCAAGTCAGTCCGGCAGAGTTCAAGGAAATGGTCGCCGCACTGCGGGAAGCTCGCGATACGCTGGAAACGCAACTTGCTGTGGCCGCCGGGATGAGTCTGCCCGCTCTCAAAAATATAAACCAGGGAGAATCGTTGTCCGTGTTTCTGCTATCCGAACCTCTAGTACCGCGGATCTCGAAATCGGCTAGTTCTCTGGACGGCGAGACGCTGGGCGCACTGCTGAATCAACTCGGCACAGTAATCGATAAGTGCGAACGCCTCCACTTCAAGAGCTTGGGTAACATCCTCAGCCTGCAGGAGAAGATCGAGAGAGAATTCAAAGACCCGTCTCAACGTCCGGGCTCGATTCCGGAAAAGAAACCGGAACTAGTTGCCGAGGAAACTGGAGAAGTTTACGAGATCGATTAGACGAACCAATCGCCCTTAGTTTTAAAATCGATTTATCCTCATCCTGATAGTGCGGGGCGCTCCGCACGCTAAAAATCCACCCTGGAAACCTGAGTTGCCCGGGAGATGGCCTTCACATCGCTTCCGAAAAGCCTATTCTTGAAGTTACAGAAAGGCGGTTAGAGATGACCTCTCCCAACACCAATATTACCAGCGTGCTCAAGGAGAGCCGCATATTTCCTCCCGATCCCGGGTTCACGGCCAAGGCCCACATCAAATCGGTAGTCGAGTACGAAGAGCTCTGGCAGCGAGCTAAAGATAAGCCGGAAATTTTCTGGGGAGAAAGAGCGGAAAGCCTGCACTGGTTCACGCGCTGGAACAAAGTGCTGGAATGGAAGGAACCACATGCCAAGTGGTTTCTCGGCGGCAAACTGAATGCCGCGTATAACTGTTTGGACCGCCATCTTACGACGCATCGACGAAACAAAGCTGCATTGATTTTCGAAGGAGAACCAGGCGATTCCCGCACTCTGACGTATCAGCAACTGCACCGGGAAGTCTGCAAGTTTTCCAATGTCCTGAAGACGCTGGGAGTGGTTCCGGGGGATCGCATTACCATCTATATGCCGATGATTCCCGAAGCGGTCATCGCCATGCTCAGCTGTGCACGGATTGGAGCCATGCACTCGGTCATCTTCGGGGGCTTCTCCGCTGAGGCAGTTGCGGAAAGGAACAACGACGCCAAAGCCAAATTGCTGATCACGGCCGACGGCGGATGGCGTCGCGGGAAAGTCGTTCCTTTGAAGCAGAACGTCAATGACGCGCTGGCGAAATCACCCACGGTCGAAAAGTGCATCGTCTTCAACCGCTGCAATACTTCGGTGGAGATGCAGAAGGGCCGGGATCTGTGGTGGCACGAACTGATGAACGAAGCTTCCGCGGATTGCCCCGCCGAGCCGTTCGATAGCGAGCACCCCCTCTTTTTGCTCTACACCAGCGGTTCCACCGGAAAGCCGAAAGGCATTTTGCATACTACCGCCGGTTACCTGTTGGGAACCTCCTACACCCATAAATTACTTTTCGACATCAAGGACGAAGATGTTTTCTTCTGTACCGCCGATGTGGGATGGATCACGGGCCATAGCTACATTGTCTATGGCCCGCTTTGCAACGGCACCACGGTGGTGATCTACGAAGGAGCCCCGAATCAGCCCCGGGAAGACCGCTTCTGGGAGATCATCGAGAAGTATAGCGTTAACATTCTCTACACCGCCCCCACGGCGATACGAGCCTTTATCAAATGGGGAAATCATTGGCCCAAGGGCCGGGATCTCTCGAGCCTGCGTTTGCTGGGAAGCGTGGGAGAG
The genomic region above belongs to Telmatocola sphagniphila and contains:
- the acs gene encoding acetate--CoA ligase, whose product is MTSPNTNITSVLKESRIFPPDPGFTAKAHIKSVVEYEELWQRAKDKPEIFWGERAESLHWFTRWNKVLEWKEPHAKWFLGGKLNAAYNCLDRHLTTHRRNKAALIFEGEPGDSRTLTYQQLHREVCKFSNVLKTLGVVPGDRITIYMPMIPEAVIAMLSCARIGAMHSVIFGGFSAEAVAERNNDAKAKLLITADGGWRRGKVVPLKQNVNDALAKSPTVEKCIVFNRCNTSVEMQKGRDLWWHELMNEASADCPAEPFDSEHPLFLLYTSGSTGKPKGILHTTAGYLLGTSYTHKLLFDIKDEDVFFCTADVGWITGHSYIVYGPLCNGTTVVIYEGAPNQPREDRFWEIIEKYSVNILYTAPTAIRAFIKWGNHWPKGRDLSSLRLLGSVGEPINPEAWMWYHDVIGGGRCPIVDTWWQTETGAIMISPVPGAIGTKPGSATRPFPGVVAEVVDKGGNPVPAGSGGFLVIKQPWPSMLRTIWGDDERYHKTYWSHYPGWYFTADGARQDEDGYFWVMGRVDDVLNVSGHRLSTMEVESVLAQHAKVAEAAVVGKPDDIKGEGICCFVTLKAGVEKTDELKKELREHVAHEIGALARPDEVRFTEALPKTRSGKIMRRLLRDIAANRISTQDTSTLEDLAVLAKLRDDEE